The following are encoded in a window of Carassius auratus strain Wakin chromosome 6, ASM336829v1, whole genome shotgun sequence genomic DNA:
- the LOC113105092 gene encoding charged multivesicular body protein 4b produces MSLFGKLFGSSGKGGKSPSPQEAIQRLRETEEMLTKKQEFLEKKIEQELVTAKRNGTKNKRAALQALKRKKRYEKQLAQIDGTLSTIEFQREALENAHTNTEVIKNMGFAAKAMKAAHDNMDIDKVDDLMQDITEQQELAQEISDAISKPVGFGEEFDEDELLAELEELEQEELDKNLLEIGDNVPLPNVPSTSLPARPAKKKEEEDEDDMKDLEAWAAN; encoded by the exons ATGTCTTTGTTTGGGAAGTTGTTTGGTAGCAGTGGAAAAGGGGGCAAATCTCCAAGCCCCCAAGAGGCGATCCAGCGACTGCGAGAAACAGAAGAAATGTTGACGAAGAAACAAGAATTCCTTGAGAAGAAGATCGAGCAGGAGCTTGTGACGGCCAAGAGAAACGGAACGAAGAACAAAAGAG CTGCATTGCAGGCACTGAAGCGTAAGAAGCGCTATGAGAAGCAGTTAGCTCAGATTGATGGCACTCTTTCTACTATCGAGTTCCAGCGGGAGGCGCTAGAGAACGCTCACACCAACACCGAGGTCATCAAGAATATGGGCTTCGCTGCCAAGGCCATGAAAGCTGCTCACGACAACAT GGACATCGACAAAGTGGACGACCTCATGCAGGACATCACAGAACAGCAGGAGCTGGCGCAAGAAATTTCAGATGCAATTTCAAAGCCTGTCGGGTTTGGGGAGGAATTTGATGAG GATGAGCTGTTAGCTGAACTAGAGGAGCTGGAGCAGGAAGAGTTAGATAAGAACCTCCTGGAGATCGGAGACAACGTACCATTGCCAAATGTGCCCTCTACATCCTTACCTGCCAGACCAg caaagaagaaagaagaagaggatgaggatgaCATGAAAGACCTGGAGGCGTGGGCTGCCAATTAA
- the LOC113105095 gene encoding ATP synthase subunit epsilon-like protein, mitochondrial — MVAYWRQAGLSYIRYSAICARVVRAALKPQLKTEAIKNAESSVKVTKMKTV, encoded by the exons ATGGTTGCTTACTGGAGACAAGCAGGACTGAG TTACATCAGGTACTCGGCTATCTGCGCCAGGGTCGTGCGGGCAGCACTGAAGCCACAGCTGAAAACCGAGGCGATTAAAAACGCAGAATCCAGTGTGAAGGTCACTAAAATGAAGACCGTATAA
- the LOC113105093 gene encoding tubulin beta chain-like, whose translation MREIVHLQIGQCGNQIGSKFWEVISDEHGINREGVYEGDMDLQLERVNVYFNEAHGGKYVPRALLVDLEPGTMDSVRGSHIGQLFRPDNFIHGNSGAGNNWAKGHYTEGAELVEQVVDRARNEAEGCDCMQGFQFVHSLGGGTGSGMGTLIINKIREEYPDRIMNSFSVMPSPKVSDTVVEPYNATLSIHQLIENTDETFCIDNEALYDICFRTLKLTTPTYGDLNHLVSLTMSGVTTSLRFPGQLNADLRKLAVNMVPFPRLHFFMPGFAPLTPRGSQQYRAVTVPELTQQMFDARNMMTACDPRRGRYLTVAGVFRGRMSTKEVDEQMLAIQQKNSNYFVDWIPHNVKVAVCDIPPRGLKMASTFIGNNTAIQEIFKRIGEQFVLMFRRKAFLHWYTGEGMDELEFTEAESNLNDLVSEYQQYQDTTADMDYDAEDEEAEEEALSSTARSTRVEIETEVFTEVSVTE comes from the exons ATGCGTGAGATTGTTCATCTACAGATCGGACAGTGTGGGAATCAGATCGGCTCAAAG TTCTGGGAGGTGATCAGTGATGAACATGGTATTAACAGAGAAGGAGTGTATGAGGGTGACATGGACCTTCAGCTGGAGAGGGTCAATGTTTACTTCAATGAAGCACATG GTGGTAAGTATGTTCCAAGAGCCTTGTTAGTGGACCTGGAGCCGGGCACTATGGACAGCGTGAGGGGCAGTCACATAGGACAGCTCTTCAGACCGGATAATTTTATACATG GCAATTCCGGAGCAGGCAATAACTGGGCCAAAGGTCACTATACTGAGGGCGCAGAACTCGTGGAGCAGGTTGTGGATCGTGCTCGTAATGAAGCCGAGGGCTGTGACTGCATGCAGGGCTTCCAGTTCGTCCACTCTCTGGGCGGTGGCACTGGTTCGGGAATGGGCACCCTGATTATCAATAAGATCCGAGAAGAGTATCCTGACCGCATTATGAATAGTTTCAGTGTAATGCCCTCACCGAAGGTCTCCGATACAGTAGTCGAGCCGTATAACGCGACCCTATCAATCCACCAACTGATTGAGAATACAGATGAGACGTTTTGTATTGATAATGAAGCGCTGTATGATATCTGCTTTCGCACTCTTAAGCTCACAACGCCAACTTATGGAGATCTCAACCACTTGGTATCCCTCACAATGAGCGGGGTCACGACCTCCCTTCGCTTCCCAGGTCAACTGAACGCTGACCTTCGGAAGCTGGCCGTCAATATGGTGCCCTTCCCACGCCTCCATTTCTTCATGCCAGGTTTTGCACCTCTCACTCCACGCGGTAGCCAACAATACCGGGCCGTAACAGTgcccgagctcacccagcagatgtTCGACGCCCGAAACATGATGACAGCGTGCGACCCACGTCGAGGACGCTATCTGACAGTGGCGGGCGTTTTCCGCGGTCGCATGTCCACTAAAGAGGTTGACGAGCAAATGCTAGCCATTCAGCAGAAGAACAGCAATTACTTCGTAGACTGGATCCCTCACAACGTCAAAGTGGCTGTTTGCGACATCCCACCACGAGGCCTCAAAATGGCCTCCACCTTCATCGGAAACAACACTGCCATCCAGGAGATATTCAAGCGTATCGGAGAGCAGTTCGTGCTCATGTTTCGACGCAAGGCCTTCCTGCACTGGTACACGGGGGAGGGCATGGATGAGCTGGAGTTCACTGAGGCCGAGAGCAACCTGAATGATTTGGTGTCCGAATACCAGCAATATCAGGATACCACCGCCGATATGGATTATGATGCAgaagatgaagaggcagaagagGAGGCTCTGTCATCAACAGCACGCAGCACTCGAGTGGAGATTGAGACTGAGGTGTTCACTGAAGTTTCTGTCACCGAATGA